The region CATTGAGGAGCCACATCGCCGCCATCCGAACAGCCAGCCCGTTGTTCACTTGATGCAGAATCACCGAGTGCTCACCGTCGGCAACCTCTGGCGTGATCTCAACGCCACGATTGATCGGTCCTGGCGCCATGATCAAAATGTCAGACTTGGCTCGTTCCATTCGCTTGCGATCCATCGCATACAACAGCGCATATTCACGAACGGAGGGAAATGGTCGAGTGTACTGCCGCTCGAATTGGATTCGCAGCAAATTCAACACGTCGCAGCGAGGCAGTATCGCATCTAAATCGTGCGAGACCTCGACGCCGTACTCTTCCCATCGGCGTGAAACCAATGTGGAAGGGCCGCAAACAATCACGTGAGCGCCAAGTTTCTGCAGGCCCCAGATGTTCGAGCGTGCCGTACGGCTGTGGGCAATGTCGCCTACCATCGCGACCGTCTTGCCGTTCAGATCGCCGCGATGCTGACGGATCGTCAAGATGTCTAACAAGCCCTGCGTGGGGTGTTCGTGAGGGCCGTCCCCGGCATTGATCACTGCAACATCGAGGTTTTCAGCCAACATTTGCGGTGTGCCAGGCGCTTTATGCCGGCAGACCAGCGTGTCGATACACATCGACTGAATCGTCTTCGCGGTGTCGAGCAGTGTTTCGCCCTTGGACAGACTACTGCTAGACGCAGAGAACTCGATAACATCGGCCCCGAGGCGACGCGCCGCTAAGGAAAAACTGGTTCGCGTCCGCGTTGAGTCTTCAAAGAATAGATTGACGCTCGTTCTTCCGGCGAGGACCGAAAGCTTTTTGCGGCAGTCTTGGGTGGATTCTTTGAACGCTTGAGCAACGTCGAGAAGAAGTGTAATTTCGTCCGACGATAAACTTTCCAAATCGAGCAAATGCCGCTTTGTCCAGCGGCCCTTGAAGGGCTCGAGAAAACCAGGCGTCTCCATGGAATCCCAGAAAAAGTTAGCGAATTTGGCTGGTTTTACGTTGGGCAAATTCTACGGATTCCGGCATCAACTCACAACCTGGGGAAACGCAAAAACGGACGGTTCGGTGAAAATCACCTAACCGCCCGTTCTCGATTTATCGCTGCTTTCTCGAATCTACCTTGGCACTAATCAACCGTTGGTGGTGGTAATGCGTCGGCAGGTCTTAGGGCATTTTCCGGAATGGGAATATTCGGAATTAAGTTGTCATCCAGTGGGATGTCTTCTCCGTTCCCATTGGGATTCGCCGGATTGGGTTGCTCAATCACTTCGCCAGGAGGAACCGCTGTGGGGTCAGGAGCGACCGCAAACGGATCGATCCAACCACCGCCGAGGGCCTTGTATAGCGAAACCACGGCCAGGTAAATATCCCCTTCGGCGTTGGCTGCCTGGTCGTCGAGTTCGGCCTGGAATCGCTGAGCGTCCAAGAGCGTCTGGAACGGGATGATCCCACCCTTGTATTGCTCTTCGGAGATCTCAGCCGCTGCTCGAGCCGCCAAAGCGGCTTCTCGCAGGCTTTCCGCACGACGAATGCTGTAGCGATACTGCGAAAGGGCGTCTTCCACTTCCTGAGCGGCAGTCACCACTTCGTTCTGATAGTTGTAGACCAACCCTCGCCAGCGAGCACGCTGAACTTCGATATCGCTTCTAACGCGACCGAAGTCGAGCAAACGCCAACGCATCGCCGGACCTGCAGCATAGGCGATACTTTCCGTTGTAAACCAGCGATTGAATTTGGTGGTGTCAACGGTGAACGTACCCGTAATCGTGAACCGAGGATAAAGCTCGGAAACTGCCACGCCGATGCGTGCGGCCTGGGCGGCGAGTTGTCGTTCGGCCGAGCGGATATCAGGCCGCTGACGAATCAATTCGATCGGCAGCCCCACAGCAATATCTTGGGGCAGCGAAGGGAATCGCTGTTGCGGGGTGATCTCTTTCGACAAATCGGATGGTGGTTCGCCCATCAGCACCGACAGTCGGTGATACGCCAATTCCATCTCTTGTCGCAAGAGGGGAAGTCCCGCTTCCGTGCTGTACAAGTTGGACTTGGCCTGTTCGACGTCGAGCTGACTTACCGTACCTGCCGCAAAGCGATCTTCGGTAATCTTGAGCGATTGCCGTTGGAGCTGAATATTGCGTTCGACGAATTCGATTCGACGCTGCAAAGTTCGGACTTGGATATAGTTGGCCCCGACTTCACCTTGCAAACTGACGAGCAAGTCGTTGTGGTCTTCGATCGCCACGTCAACATCGGCATCGGCAGCTTGCAATCGACGACGTACGCCACCGAAGATGTCGACTTCCCACGTCGCATCGAAACCAGCCGACCAGAAATTGAACGGAGGCGGATTGAAGTTCGAGAGACCGAAGCTATTACCACTTCCCGAGGTCTTACGCCGAGTGTAGCTACCGATGCCATCGATATCGGGGAACAAGTCACCACGGACGATCCCTCGTAACGCTCGGGCTTCGGCAATTCGTTCGGCCGCTTGTCCCAATGTCAGGTTCTGTTGGGCAGTACGAACAATCATGCTTGTCAGCACAGGATCGTCGAACTTCGTCCACCAGGCGATCGAGTCGTTAGGCGACTGACTTACCCCGGGCGGTAGTGGTGGAATCCATTCGC is a window of Bremerella sp. TYQ1 DNA encoding:
- a CDS encoding aspartate carbamoyltransferase catalytic subunit encodes the protein METPGFLEPFKGRWTKRHLLDLESLSSDEITLLLDVAQAFKESTQDCRKKLSVLAGRTSVNLFFEDSTRTRTSFSLAARRLGADVIEFSASSSSLSKGETLLDTAKTIQSMCIDTLVCRHKAPGTPQMLAENLDVAVINAGDGPHEHPTQGLLDILTIRQHRGDLNGKTVAMVGDIAHSRTARSNIWGLQKLGAHVIVCGPSTLVSRRWEEYGVEVSHDLDAILPRCDVLNLLRIQFERQYTRPFPSVREYALLYAMDRKRMERAKSDILIMAPGPINRGVEITPEVADGEHSVILHQVNNGLAVRMAAMWLLNEGRAQ
- a CDS encoding efflux transporter outer membrane subunit is translated as MVIRKSRSKSKIPVIIGKLVIGAVATATIGLTGCLVGPDHIDPGAPFQCEWIPPLPPGVSQSPNDSIAWWTKFDDPVLTSMIVRTAQQNLTLGQAAERIAEARALRGIVRGDLFPDIDGIGSYTRRKTSGSGNSFGLSNFNPPPFNFWSAGFDATWEVDIFGGVRRRLQAADADVDVAIEDHNDLLVSLQGEVGANYIQVRTLQRRIEFVERNIQLQRQSLKITEDRFAAGTVSQLDVEQAKSNLYSTEAGLPLLRQEMELAYHRLSVLMGEPPSDLSKEITPQQRFPSLPQDIAVGLPIELIRQRPDIRSAERQLAAQAARIGVAVSELYPRFTITGTFTVDTTKFNRWFTTESIAYAAGPAMRWRLLDFGRVRSDIEVQRARWRGLVYNYQNEVVTAAQEVEDALSQYRYSIRRAESLREAALAARAAAEISEEQYKGGIIPFQTLLDAQRFQAELDDQAANAEGDIYLAVVSLYKALGGGWIDPFAVAPDPTAVPPGEVIEQPNPANPNGNGEDIPLDDNLIPNIPIPENALRPADALPPPTVD